In one Candidatus Acidulodesulfobacterium acidiphilum genomic region, the following are encoded:
- a CDS encoding class I SAM-dependent methyltransferase yields the protein MDNLDNIANDSLVEQKAIDEHLNIIHAIRCTMVRYLLPKGEIILDLGGANCQLYKMGYTYRFKRLILIDLSPEERLFYKEIVIDNECQLGEVIVQYSDMTNLAGIEDSSVDFVWSGQSIEHVPLDLGEHMCKEVFRVLRSGGSFCLDTPNRLITQIHTRSVGGGFVHPEHCIEYYPQQLMTILENTGFIISEALGLCEMPLTISTDKFHYTDFVFGRHFTNEVSNGYIQYYHCIKP from the coding sequence TTGGATAATTTAGACAATATTGCTAATGACTCATTGGTTGAACAGAAAGCAATTGATGAACATTTGAATATTATCCATGCCATTAGATGCACTATGGTCAGATATTTATTGCCCAAAGGCGAAATTATTTTAGATTTGGGTGGCGCAAATTGTCAGCTTTACAAAATGGGATATACTTATAGATTTAAGAGGTTGATTTTAATAGATCTTTCACCGGAAGAAAGACTATTTTATAAGGAAATAGTCATTGATAATGAATGTCAATTAGGAGAAGTTATAGTTCAATATTCCGATATGACAAACTTGGCTGGAATAGAAGACTCAAGCGTTGATTTTGTTTGGTCAGGGCAAAGCATAGAACATGTTCCCCTAGATTTAGGTGAGCATATGTGTAAGGAAGTTTTTAGAGTTCTAAGGAGTGGTGGTTCTTTCTGTTTGGATACTCCCAACCGGTTAATAACACAAATACATACTCGTTCAGTGGGCGGGGGATTTGTTCATCCAGAACATTGCATTGAATATTATCCTCAACAACTAATGACAATTTTGGAAAACACAGGTTTTATAATTAGCGAGGCATTAGGATTGTGTGAAATGCCATTAACAATATCAACAGATAAATTTCATTATACGGACTTTGTTTTTGGTAGGCATTTTACTAATGAGGTTTCTAATGGTTATATTCAGTATTATCATTGCATAAAACCATAG